A single region of the Methylocystis echinoides genome encodes:
- a CDS encoding pyridoxine 5'-phosphate synthase, whose protein sequence is MTKPLRLGVNVDHVATIRNARGGPRPDPVRAALLAIEAGADGITAHLREDRRHITDADMARLKATISKPLNFEMAATGQMLDIALATAPHAVCLVPEKRTERTTEGGLDVVGGHDYLAPYVDQLKRGGIRVSLFIEPSREAIDAAVSIKAPVVELHTGAWCHAVEVGDDARAAREFARVVAAATHAGACGLEVHAGHGLDYETARQVAALPEVVELNIGHFLIGEAVFVGLAEAIRTMREAMDEGRAAAG, encoded by the coding sequence ATGACCAAACCCTTGCGCCTCGGCGTCAACGTCGATCACGTGGCCACCATCCGCAACGCGCGCGGGGGGCCGCGGCCCGACCCGGTGCGCGCGGCGCTGCTCGCCATCGAGGCCGGCGCCGACGGCATTACCGCCCATCTGCGCGAGGATCGCCGCCACATCACCGACGCCGACATGGCGCGGCTCAAGGCGACGATTTCAAAGCCGCTGAATTTCGAAATGGCGGCGACCGGACAGATGCTCGACATCGCGCTCGCCACGGCCCCCCATGCGGTCTGCCTCGTGCCGGAAAAGCGCACCGAGCGCACCACCGAGGGCGGGCTCGATGTGGTCGGCGGGCATGATTATCTCGCCCCCTATGTCGATCAGCTGAAGCGCGGCGGTATCCGCGTGTCGCTGTTCATCGAGCCGTCGCGCGAGGCGATCGACGCCGCCGTCTCGATCAAGGCGCCGGTCGTCGAGCTGCACACGGGCGCCTGGTGCCATGCGGTGGAAGTGGGCGACGACGCCCGCGCGGCGCGCGAATTCGCCCGGGTAGTCGCCGCCGCAACCCATGCTGGCGCGTGCGGTCTCGAAGTGCACGCCGGTCATGGGCTCGACTATGAGACGGCGCGGCAGGTTGCGGCCCTGCCGGAGGTCGTGGAGCTGAACATTGGCCATTTCCTCATCGGCGAGGCCGTATTCGTGGGGCTGGCCGAGGCCATCCGGACCATGCGCGAGGCCATGGACGAGGGGCGCGCGGCGGCGGGCTGA
- the lepB gene encoding signal peptidase I yields the protein MAQNQEEGGVLETIKVIIQALAIALVIRTLLFQPFNIPSGSMIPTLLIGDYVFVSKYSYGYSNYSMPFGPNVFSGRVLASPPKRGDVVVFKLPRDNETDYIKRVIGLPGDRIQMIEGRLYLNGVVVPREPIEKAITENRDGREAPVATYKETLPGDGQHPGVEHTIIEIEGDHGINDSTELFVVPPDHYFMMGDNRDNSTDSRIAPELGGVGYVPFINLVGRAEIIFFSVKKDESALAFWRWPWSVRWNRLFKPAH from the coding sequence GTGGCCCAGAATCAGGAAGAAGGCGGAGTTCTGGAGACCATCAAGGTCATCATCCAGGCGCTCGCCATCGCGCTCGTCATCCGTACGCTGCTGTTCCAGCCCTTCAACATTCCGTCCGGCTCGATGATCCCGACGCTGTTGATCGGGGACTATGTTTTCGTCTCGAAATATTCCTACGGCTATTCCAACTACTCCATGCCGTTTGGCCCCAATGTCTTCTCCGGCCGCGTGCTCGCCTCGCCGCCCAAGCGCGGCGACGTGGTCGTGTTCAAGCTGCCGCGCGATAATGAAACCGACTATATCAAGCGCGTCATCGGCCTGCCGGGCGACCGCATCCAGATGATCGAGGGCCGCCTCTATCTCAACGGCGTCGTCGTGCCGCGCGAGCCCATCGAGAAGGCGATCACCGAAAATCGCGATGGCCGCGAGGCGCCGGTCGCGACTTACAAGGAGACGCTGCCCGGCGACGGCCAGCACCCCGGCGTCGAGCACACGATCATCGAGATCGAGGGCGATCACGGGATCAACGACAGCACCGAGCTCTTCGTCGTGCCGCCGGACCATTATTTCATGATGGGCGACAACCGCGACAACTCCACCGACTCGCGCATCGCGCCGGAGCTGGGCGGCGTCGGATATGTCCCCTTCATCAATCTCGTCGGCCGGGCGGAAATCATCTTTTTCTCGGTGAAGAAGGACGAGTCCGCGCTCGCTTTCTGGCGCTGGCCCTGGTCCGTGCGCTGGAACCGTCTTTTCAAGCCGGCCCACTGA
- the rnc gene encoding ribonuclease III produces the protein MARGKPDPAALEARVGHSFRDKDLLHWALTHVSASSHRPDSYERLEFLGDRVLGLAVAHMIYESFPGDSEGELSRRLAALVRKETCAEVAEHWGVGPHIRLGEGEAQAGGRKKRAILGDICEAIIGAVFLDGGAEAAERVVREAFGPKMMEAGRNLRDAKTALQEWAQARRLAPPRYRLVSRSGPDHAPAFELAVEIEGFAAAMGAGSSKRAAEQAAAAAFIAREGVEA, from the coding sequence ATGGCGCGGGGAAAGCCCGATCCGGCTGCGCTGGAAGCGCGTGTCGGGCATTCATTCAGGGACAAGGATCTCCTGCACTGGGCGCTGACGCATGTCAGCGCCTCGTCGCATCGGCCGGACTCCTATGAGCGGCTCGAGTTTCTCGGCGACCGCGTGCTCGGACTCGCCGTCGCCCACATGATCTACGAGAGCTTCCCGGGCGACAGCGAGGGCGAGCTTTCTCGCCGGCTCGCGGCGCTGGTGCGCAAGGAAACCTGCGCCGAGGTCGCGGAGCACTGGGGCGTCGGCCCGCATATCCGGCTCGGCGAGGGCGAGGCGCAGGCGGGCGGGCGCAAGAAGCGCGCGATTTTGGGCGACATCTGCGAGGCCATCATCGGCGCGGTGTTTCTCGACGGCGGCGCGGAGGCGGCCGAACGCGTCGTGCGCGAGGCCTTCGGGCCCAAAATGATGGAGGCGGGACGCAATCTGCGCGACGCCAAGACAGCCTTGCAGGAGTGGGCGCAGGCCAGGCGGCTTGCGCCGCCGCGCTACCGTCTCGTCTCGCGCAGCGGTCCCGACCATGCGCCGGCGTTTGAACTTGCCGTCGAGATCGAGGGCTTTGCCGCGGCGATGGGCGCAGGAAGCTCCAAGCGCGCCGCAGAACAGGCGGCCGCCGCGGCGTTCATCGCGCGCGAGGGCGTCGAGGCCTGA
- the era gene encoding GTPase Era, which produces MEEETRCGFAALVGAPNAGKSTLLNQLVGAKVSIVSRKAQTTRALVRGIAVDGPAQIILVDTPGIFKPKRKLDRAMVASALSGAADADVVALLVDARKGLDEEVEAILDRLKEVRAPKLLILNKVDIIAREKLLTLAAKLNERETFEETFMVSALTGDGVADLRRALARRMKPSPWLYPEDQLSDAPLRLLAAEITREQIYERLHDELPYQSTVETDSWTNQKDGSARIEQTIYVARDGQKRIVIGEGGRTIKAIGQAARREIAEAAEQTVHLFLFVKVRENWADDPERYREMRLDFPKE; this is translated from the coding sequence ATGGAAGAGGAAACGCGCTGCGGCTTTGCGGCGCTCGTCGGCGCGCCCAACGCCGGCAAGTCGACGCTGCTCAATCAGCTCGTCGGCGCCAAGGTTTCCATCGTTTCCCGCAAGGCGCAGACGACGCGCGCGCTCGTGCGCGGCATCGCCGTCGACGGCCCCGCGCAGATCATCCTCGTCGACACGCCCGGCATCTTCAAGCCTAAGCGGAAACTCGACCGCGCCATGGTGGCGAGCGCGCTCTCGGGCGCGGCGGACGCCGACGTCGTCGCGCTGCTGGTCGACGCGCGCAAGGGGCTCGACGAAGAGGTCGAGGCGATCCTCGATCGGCTGAAGGAGGTGCGGGCGCCCAAGCTCCTCATCCTCAACAAGGTCGACATCATCGCCCGCGAGAAGCTGCTGACGCTCGCCGCAAAGCTCAACGAACGCGAGACGTTCGAGGAGACCTTCATGGTCTCGGCGCTCACCGGAGACGGCGTCGCTGATCTGCGCCGCGCGCTCGCCCGGCGCATGAAACCCTCGCCATGGCTCTATCCGGAAGATCAGCTCTCGGACGCGCCGCTGCGGCTGCTCGCGGCCGAGATCACCCGCGAGCAGATCTACGAGCGGCTGCACGACGAATTGCCGTATCAATCGACGGTCGAGACCGACTCCTGGACCAACCAGAAGGACGGTTCGGCGCGGATCGAACAGACGATCTATGTCGCCCGCGACGGCCAGAAGCGCATCGTCATCGGCGAAGGCGGGCGCACCATCAAGGCCATCGGCCAGGCCGCGCGACGCGAGATCGCCGAGGCCGCCGAGCAGACCGTGCATCTATTCCTGTTCGTGAAGGTGCGAGAAAACTGGGCCGACGATCCCGAGCGCTATCGCGAAATGCGGCTGGATTTCCCCAAGGAATAG
- a CDS encoding DUF1737 domain-containing protein gives MSKKKKLTVYRYLTGPDDAAFCHRVTEALSKGWELHGGPTLTFDSAQNRVICGQAVTKEVDGVDYSPEMKLSEQ, from the coding sequence ATGTCGAAGAAGAAGAAACTGACGGTCTATCGCTATCTCACAGGGCCCGACGACGCGGCCTTCTGCCATCGCGTGACAGAGGCGCTGAGCAAGGGCTGGGAGCTGCATGGCGGCCCCACCCTGACCTTCGACTCGGCCCAGAACCGCGTGATCTGCGGACAGGCCGTCACCAAGGAGGTCGACGGCGTGGACTACAGCCCGGAAATGAAGCTTTCCGAGCAGTAA
- the recO gene encoding DNA repair protein RecO: protein MEWQDEGLVIGARKYGEAAVILELVTRVHGRHLGVVRGGRSKAMRPVLQPGNLVSAAWRARLEDHMGAFVVEPLANRAARYLDRAAALHGVTLLATLLRLLPERDPHPQLFEMANFIAAGLDRPDAAAPLMARFELSLLAALGFGLDLKSCALTGACENLAFVSPKSGRAVSRDAGAPWAPRLLPYPQFLQEDIDVAPPEAAIAEAFRLTGYFLTRNVLGPRGAAMPASRALYLDALANQRRSSQTTRAS, encoded by the coding sequence ATGGAATGGCAGGACGAAGGCCTCGTCATCGGCGCGCGCAAATACGGCGAGGCCGCCGTGATTCTCGAACTCGTCACACGCGTCCACGGCCGACACCTCGGCGTCGTGCGCGGCGGGCGGTCAAAAGCCATGCGGCCCGTACTGCAACCCGGCAATCTCGTTTCCGCCGCCTGGCGCGCGCGGCTCGAAGATCACATGGGCGCCTTCGTGGTCGAGCCGCTCGCCAATCGCGCCGCCCGCTACCTCGACCGCGCCGCCGCCCTCCATGGCGTGACCCTGCTGGCGACGCTGCTGCGGCTGCTTCCCGAGCGCGATCCCCACCCGCAGCTCTTCGAAATGGCCAATTTCATCGCCGCCGGACTGGACCGGCCAGACGCCGCCGCGCCGCTGATGGCGCGCTTCGAGCTGTCGCTGCTGGCGGCGCTCGGCTTCGGACTCGACCTCAAGTCCTGCGCCCTCACCGGCGCCTGCGAAAATCTGGCTTTCGTCTCGCCGAAGTCGGGCCGCGCGGTCAGCCGCGACGCGGGCGCGCCCTGGGCTCCCCGGCTCCTGCCCTATCCGCAATTCCTGCAGGAAGACATCGACGTTGCGCCGCCAGAAGCGGCGATCGCCGAGGCGTTCAGGCTGACGGGATATTTTTTGACGCGCAACGTGCTGGGACCGCGCGGCGCGGCCATGCCGGCGTCACGCGCGCTCTACCTCGACGCCCTGGCGAATCAGCGCAGATCGTCGCAAACGACCCGGGCTTCATGA
- the parC gene encoding DNA topoisomerase IV subunit A: MAQKGGPAGKGKDGGGESVITPVDLREALEERYLRYALSTITDRALPDARDGLKPVHRRILYGMHVLRLDPGAPFKKCAKIVGDVMGSYHPHGDQAIYDALVRLAQDFSSRYPLVDGQGNFGNIDGDSAAAYRYTEARMTAVARSLLEGIDEDAIDFKPNYSGEEKEPIVLPSALPNMLANGAQGIAVGMATSIPPHNLSELCDAALYLISHRSATSEQLLTFVQGPDFPTGGVIVDRREEIVEAYRTGRGSFRVRARWVKEELPRGGWVAVVTEIPYGVQKSRLIEKLAELISERKLPLVADVRDESAEDVRIVLEPRARTIDPALMMETLFKLSELESRFSLNMNVLVDGVTPRVVSLDEALRQWLDHRRTVLQRRSKHRLAAILRRIEQLEGMIIVFLNLDKVIHIIREEDDAKGELKRVFKLTDLQVDYILDTRLRSLRRLEEMELRRELDELSNERVDLEALLADEGKQWKAIAGQVRDLKKLYGPTTLIGKRRTTFEDAPANVDFDLAEAMIEREPITVVVSKKGWIRALKGHVQDLSSLQFKSDDELDTSFFAQTTTKILALSTNGKAYTLDASKLPGGRGHGEPIRLFADIDEGADLARVMPHTAGASLLLIADDGRGFVAGQDDLLSSTKKGRAVLSVDPPAKLKVVTDATGDHVAIIGENRKLLVFPLDETPRMARGKGVRMQRYKDGGVSDAKVFALADGLTWTDSAGRVFTVAAAELAEWMGHRAEAGRLPPRGFPKNNQFG, encoded by the coding sequence ATGGCGCAAAAGGGCGGTCCCGCGGGCAAGGGCAAGGACGGCGGCGGCGAAAGCGTGATCACCCCGGTCGATCTTCGGGAAGCGCTCGAGGAACGCTACCTGCGCTATGCGCTCTCGACCATCACGGATCGCGCGCTGCCCGACGCACGCGACGGTCTCAAGCCGGTTCACCGTCGCATCCTCTACGGCATGCATGTGCTGCGGCTCGATCCGGGCGCGCCGTTCAAGAAATGCGCGAAGATCGTCGGCGACGTCATGGGCTCCTATCACCCCCATGGCGACCAGGCGATCTATGACGCCCTCGTTCGCCTCGCGCAGGATTTCTCCTCGCGCTATCCGCTGGTCGATGGTCAGGGCAATTTCGGCAATATCGACGGCGACTCGGCCGCCGCCTATCGCTACACCGAAGCCCGCATGACCGCCGTGGCGCGGTCGCTGCTCGAGGGCATCGACGAGGACGCGATCGACTTCAAGCCGAATTACTCCGGCGAGGAGAAGGAGCCGATCGTCCTGCCCTCGGCGCTGCCCAACATGCTCGCCAATGGCGCGCAGGGCATCGCGGTCGGCATGGCGACCTCCATCCCGCCGCATAATCTCTCCGAACTCTGCGACGCGGCGCTCTATCTCATCTCCCATCGCAGCGCGACGAGCGAGCAGTTGCTCACCTTCGTGCAGGGACCCGACTTCCCGACAGGCGGCGTCATCGTCGACAGGCGCGAGGAGATCGTCGAGGCCTATCGCACCGGGCGCGGCTCCTTCCGCGTGCGCGCGCGCTGGGTGAAAGAAGAGCTGCCGCGCGGCGGCTGGGTCGCCGTCGTCACGGAAATTCCCTACGGCGTGCAGAAGTCGCGCCTGATCGAGAAGCTCGCGGAGCTCATCTCCGAGCGCAAGCTGCCGCTGGTCGCCGATGTGCGCGACGAATCGGCGGAGGATGTGCGGATCGTGCTGGAGCCGCGCGCCCGCACGATCGATCCGGCCCTGATGATGGAGACGCTGTTCAAGCTCTCGGAACTGGAATCGCGTTTCAGCCTCAACATGAATGTGCTGGTCGACGGCGTGACGCCGCGCGTCGTCTCGCTTGACGAAGCGCTGCGGCAGTGGCTCGACCATCGCCGCACCGTGCTCCAGCGCCGCTCGAAACATCGCCTCGCCGCGATCCTGCGCCGCATCGAACAACTGGAAGGCATGATTATCGTCTTCCTCAACCTCGACAAAGTGATCCACATCATCCGCGAGGAGGACGACGCCAAGGGCGAGTTGAAGCGCGTCTTCAAGCTGACCGATCTTCAGGTCGACTACATCCTCGACACAAGGCTGCGCTCACTGCGCAGGCTCGAAGAGATGGAGCTGCGCCGCGAACTCGACGAACTCTCGAACGAGCGCGTCGATCTGGAGGCGCTGCTCGCCGACGAAGGCAAGCAGTGGAAGGCCATCGCCGGCCAGGTGCGCGATCTCAAGAAGCTTTATGGCCCGACGACCCTGATCGGCAAACGCCGCACGACCTTCGAGGACGCGCCCGCCAATGTCGATTTCGATCTCGCGGAAGCGATGATCGAGCGCGAGCCGATCACGGTCGTGGTCTCGAAGAAGGGCTGGATTCGCGCGCTCAAGGGCCATGTGCAGGATCTCTCGTCGCTGCAGTTCAAGAGCGACGACGAACTCGACACATCCTTCTTCGCGCAGACGACCACGAAGATTCTGGCGCTGTCGACGAACGGGAAGGCCTATACGCTCGACGCCTCGAAGCTGCCGGGCGGGCGCGGCCATGGCGAGCCGATACGCCTCTTTGCCGACATCGACGAGGGCGCCGACCTCGCCCGCGTCATGCCGCATACGGCGGGCGCGTCGCTGCTCCTGATTGCGGACGACGGACGCGGTTTCGTCGCCGGGCAGGACGATCTTCTGTCCTCGACGAAGAAGGGCCGCGCGGTGCTGTCGGTCGACCCGCCGGCGAAGCTGAAAGTCGTGACCGACGCGACTGGCGACCATGTCGCGATCATCGGCGAGAACCGCAAGCTGCTCGTCTTCCCGCTCGACGAGACGCCACGCATGGCGCGCGGCAAGGGTGTGCGCATGCAGCGCTACAAGGATGGCGGCGTGTCCGACGCAAAGGTGTTCGCGCTCGCCGACGGGCTGACATGGACGGATTCCGCCGGGCGCGTGTTCACGGTCGCGGCGGCGGAGCTGGCCGAATGGATGGGCCACCGCGCGGAAGCGGGACGGCTGCCGCCGAGGGGCTTCCCGAAGAACAATCAGTTCGGATAG
- a CDS encoding RelA/SpoT family protein, translated as MMRQYELVERVRKYNPNVDEDLLNRAYVYAMKAHGQQTRASGDPYFSHPLEVAAILTDLKLDDSTIVAAVLHDTIEDTETTREEIDRLFGEQIGKLVDGLTKIEKLDLVSKQARQGENFRKLLLAVADDVRVLLVKLADRLHNMRTLHFVPPDKRARISQETLDIYAPLAGRMGMQRLREELEALAFRHIMPEAHQTIEQRLHDLRTKNGRIIKKIEDELTHEFQARGIEAAVAGRQKTAYSVWRKMERKSISFEQLSDIFGFRIIVGSVEDCYRALGIVHTKWPTVPGRFKDYISTPKQNDYRSLHTTVIGPGHQRVELQIRTAEMHEIARFGIAAHALYKDATGDEGREELARESRAFRWLQETLDLLAHGDSPEEFLEHTRLELFQDQVFCFTPKGGLIALPRGGTPIDFAYAVHTKLGDSAVGAKINGRVAPVLSQLQNGDEVEIIRAEGHVPPAAWESAVATGKARAAIRRATREAVRQQYAGLGRQIVERAFERAGRAFSDDRLKAALTRLARPSIDDVLAAVGRGEIYSGDVVKAVYPDFTEERKTPQAPMAPGEPGWFGVKANANVVFKAPGAEAEAGAIPIRGLRGDAPVRFAPEGGAVPGDRIVGIFTPGEGITIYPIQSPSLTAFDDQPERWLDVRWDIDPESRALFPARVVATAINEPGSLGALATLIGETGANIDNIRFKAHSSDFREMTFDLEVADLKHLTSVLSKLRASPLVSKVERVIG; from the coding sequence ATGATGCGTCAATACGAACTTGTCGAGCGTGTTCGGAAATACAATCCGAATGTCGACGAGGATTTGCTCAATCGCGCCTATGTCTACGCCATGAAGGCGCATGGTCAGCAGACGCGCGCCTCCGGCGATCCCTATTTCTCCCATCCGCTCGAAGTCGCGGCGATCCTCACCGATCTCAAGCTCGACGATTCGACCATCGTCGCGGCGGTCCTGCATGACACGATCGAAGACACGGAGACCACCCGGGAGGAAATCGACCGGCTCTTCGGCGAGCAGATCGGCAAGCTCGTCGACGGGCTGACCAAGATCGAGAAACTCGACCTCGTTTCCAAACAGGCGCGGCAGGGCGAGAATTTCCGCAAGCTGCTGCTCGCCGTCGCGGACGATGTGCGCGTGCTGCTGGTGAAGCTCGCGGATCGTCTCCACAACATGCGCACCCTGCATTTCGTGCCGCCAGACAAGCGCGCCCGGATCTCACAGGAGACGCTCGACATCTATGCGCCGCTCGCCGGCCGCATGGGCATGCAGCGCCTTCGCGAGGAGCTGGAGGCCCTCGCCTTCCGCCACATCATGCCTGAGGCGCATCAGACCATCGAGCAGCGCCTGCACGATCTGCGCACCAAGAACGGCCGGATCATCAAGAAGATCGAAGACGAGCTGACGCATGAGTTTCAGGCGCGCGGCATCGAGGCGGCGGTCGCCGGACGCCAGAAGACGGCTTATTCCGTCTGGCGCAAGATGGAGCGCAAATCCATCTCCTTCGAGCAATTGTCCGACATCTTCGGCTTTCGCATCATCGTCGGCTCGGTCGAGGATTGCTATCGCGCGCTGGGCATAGTCCACACGAAATGGCCAACCGTGCCGGGACGGTTCAAGGATTACATTTCGACGCCCAAGCAGAATGATTACCGCTCGCTGCATACGACGGTGATCGGGCCGGGGCATCAGCGCGTGGAGTTGCAGATTCGCACCGCGGAGATGCACGAGATCGCCCGCTTCGGCATCGCCGCCCATGCGCTCTACAAGGACGCGACCGGCGACGAGGGGCGCGAGGAGCTGGCGCGCGAGAGCCGCGCCTTCCGCTGGCTTCAGGAGACGCTCGACCTGCTCGCCCATGGCGACAGTCCCGAGGAGTTTCTCGAACATACGCGGCTCGAACTGTTCCAGGATCAGGTCTTCTGCTTCACGCCCAAGGGCGGCCTCATCGCCCTGCCGCGCGGCGGGACGCCGATCGACTTTGCTTACGCCGTCCACACCAAGCTCGGCGACTCGGCGGTGGGCGCGAAGATCAACGGCCGCGTGGCGCCGGTGCTGTCGCAGCTTCAGAACGGCGACGAGGTGGAGATCATCCGCGCCGAGGGCCATGTGCCGCCGGCCGCGTGGGAATCGGCGGTGGCCACCGGCAAGGCGCGCGCCGCCATTCGCCGCGCCACGCGCGAGGCCGTGCGCCAGCAATATGCGGGTCTCGGCCGCCAGATCGTCGAACGCGCCTTTGAGCGCGCCGGCCGGGCCTTTTCCGACGACCGGCTCAAGGCGGCGCTCACCCGCCTCGCGCGCCCCTCGATCGACGACGTGCTGGCGGCGGTTGGTCGCGGCGAGATCTATTCGGGCGACGTGGTGAAGGCGGTTTATCCGGATTTCACAGAGGAGCGGAAAACCCCGCAGGCCCCGATGGCCCCCGGCGAGCCTGGCTGGTTCGGCGTCAAGGCCAACGCCAATGTCGTCTTCAAGGCCCCGGGCGCGGAGGCGGAGGCGGGCGCGATCCCGATTCGCGGTCTGCGCGGCGACGCGCCGGTCCGCTTCGCGCCGGAGGGCGGCGCCGTGCCGGGCGACCGCATCGTCGGTATTTTCACGCCGGGCGAGGGCATCACCATCTATCCGATCCAGTCGCCCTCACTGACCGCCTTCGACGATCAGCCCGAGCGCTGGCTGGACGTGCGCTGGGACATCGATCCGGAAAGCCGCGCGCTGTTCCCGGCGCGCGTCGTCGCGACGGCCATCAACGAGCCCGGCAGCCTTGGCGCGCTGGCGACGCTGATCGGCGAGACCGGGGCCAATATCGACAACATCCGCTTCAAGGCGCATTCGTCGGATTTTCGTGAGATGACCTTCGATCTCGAAGTCGCGGATCTGAAGCATCTGACGAGCGTGCTGTCGAAGCTGCGCGCGAGCCCGCTGGTGAGCAAGGTGGAGCGGGTGATCGGGTAG
- the rpoZ gene encoding DNA-directed RNA polymerase subunit omega has protein sequence MARVTVEDCIDKIENRFDLVLLAAHRARLISSGQPLLVDRDRDKNPVVALREIAETALSPGDLSEDFIHSLQRHVEVDEPEAEATPALTPAAMGADIESEGQFDRMTEEDLLRGLEGLVPPAEVEEDGE, from the coding sequence ATGGCGCGCGTCACCGTCGAAGATTGCATTGACAAGATCGAGAACCGCTTCGATCTGGTTCTGCTCGCGGCGCATCGTGCCCGGCTGATCTCCTCCGGCCAGCCGCTTCTCGTCGACCGTGACCGCGACAAGAACCCTGTCGTGGCCTTGCGCGAGATCGCTGAAACGGCGCTTTCGCCCGGCGATCTGTCCGAGGATTTCATCCACTCGCTGCAGCGCCACGTCGAGGTGGACGAGCCCGAGGCCGAGGCGACGCCGGCGCTGACCCCCGCCGCCATGGGCGCGGACATTGAAAGCGAAGGCCAGTTCGACCGCATGACGGAAGAAGATCTTCTGCGCGGCCTCGAGGGGCTCGTGCCCCCGGCCGAGGTGGAAGAGGACGGCGAATAA
- a CDS encoding NYN domain-containing protein — MADIERIALFIDGANLYATAKSLGFDIDYKRLLREFQGKGRLIRAFYYTALIEDQEYSSIRPLIDWLDYNGYAVVTKPTKEFVDSLGRRKVKGNMDIELAVDAMEMAEHIDHMVLFSGDGDFRSLVEAVQRKGVRVSVISTITTQPPMIADELRRQADEFIDLIHLVGKIGRDPGERAERMQRYQERRPMPAPAAAGAVHEDDEE, encoded by the coding sequence ATGGCTGATATCGAACGTATTGCCTTATTCATTGACGGCGCAAACCTTTACGCCACAGCCAAATCCCTTGGCTTCGACATAGACTATAAACGTCTGCTGCGCGAGTTCCAGGGCAAGGGCCGACTTATCCGGGCATTTTACTACACCGCGCTGATCGAGGATCAGGAATATTCCTCGATTCGTCCGCTCATCGACTGGCTCGACTACAATGGCTACGCCGTCGTGACCAAGCCCACGAAGGAATTCGTGGATTCGCTCGGCCGCCGCAAGGTCAAGGGCAACATGGACATCGAGCTCGCCGTCGACGCGATGGAGATGGCCGAGCACATCGACCACATGGTGCTGTTCTCCGGCGACGGCGACTTCCGTTCGCTCGTGGAGGCCGTGCAGCGCAAGGGCGTGCGCGTTTCGGTGATCTCGACGATCACCACGCAGCCGCCGATGATCGCCGACGAACTGCGCCGCCAGGCCGATGAGTTCATCGATCTGATTCATCTGGTCGGCAAGATCGGCCGCGATCCGGGCGAGCGCGCCGAGCGCATGCAGCGCTATCAGGAACGCCGCCCGATGCCCGCCCCGGCCGCAGCCGGCGCCGTGCATGAGGACGACGAGGAGTAA
- the smpB gene encoding SsrA-binding protein SmpB — protein sequence MAAKQEPNHKVVADNRRARFHYEIGETFEAGLALTGTEVKSLRTGKATIAESYAHVDRHGEAWLVNANIPEYLSGNRFNHEPKRPRKLLLKLREIAKLAQAVEREGMTIVPLKLYFNDKGRAKLQIALGRGKKLHDKREVEKKRDWSREKGRLMREKG from the coding sequence GTGGCCGCCAAGCAGGAGCCGAACCACAAGGTCGTCGCCGATAATCGCAGGGCGCGCTTCCATTACGAGATCGGCGAAACCTTTGAGGCGGGGCTCGCGCTGACCGGCACGGAAGTAAAGTCGCTCCGCACCGGCAAGGCGACCATCGCCGAGAGCTACGCCCATGTCGACCGACATGGCGAAGCATGGCTCGTGAACGCGAACATTCCGGAATATCTGTCGGGAAACCGCTTCAATCACGAGCCGAAGCGGCCGCGCAAACTGCTGCTGAAGCTCCGCGAGATTGCGAAGCTGGCGCAGGCGGTGGAGCGCGAGGGCATGACCATCGTGCCATTGAAGCTGTATTTCAACGACAAGGGCCGCGCCAAGCTGCAAATCGCCCTCGGGCGCGGCAAGAAGCTTCACGACAAGCGCGAGGTCGAGAAGAAGCGCGACTGGAGCCGCGAAAAGGGCCGGCTCATGCGCGAAAAGGGCTAA